The following is a genomic window from Prevotella sp. E13-17.
CAAGCGATGTGCTGGGCACTAACGTGTTCAACATGAAGACGTCTGAGTTCGACTTCCACGCCGGTCCTGTGTTTGCCGATGTGGTGCTGGTGGACGAGATCAACCGTGCACCCGCTAAGACGCAGGCAGCCCTCTTCGAGGTGATGGAAGAACGACAGGTCACCATCGATGGCGAGACTCACCAGATGGGACAGTTCTATACCATCTTGGCGACCCAAAACCCAGTGGAGCAGGAGGGTACTTACAAATTGCCAGAGGCACAGACCGACCGTTTCATGATGAAACTCACGATGGGTTATCCCTCGATAGACGAGGAAGTGGCCATCCTTCAGCGCCATCATCAGAACGCCCGACTGACCTCGCTCGACGAGGTGAAGCCGGTGCTGACCAAAGCAGAACTGATAGAACTGCGACAGATGTTGGGACAGGTGTTCGTGGATCCTGTGCTGCTGCGCTACATTGCTGGCATCGTACAGCAGACACGCGAAAGTAAGGCCGTGTTCCTCGGTGCTTCACCGCGTGCATCGGTGGCCATCCTGCAGGCATCCAAAGCCCACGCACTGTTGCAAGGACGCGACTTCGTGGCTCCCGACGATGTGCGCTTTGTGGTGCCCAGCGTCTTGCAGCACCGCATCATCCTGACAGCCGAGGCCGAGATGGAAGGTCTGACACCGAAGAAGGTGATAGGCAGACTGATGGAGAAGGTAGAGGTTCCTAAATAAATAATAAGGTATTAGAGCATGTTTCTGACGCGTCGCTTCTATCTGTTGATGACGGTCGTCATCCTGGTGATGGCTGCTGGCTTTGCCGTGACACCATTGTTTGTTGCAGGCAAGGTGCTGTTACTGCTACTCTCAATAGCGGTGGCTGCAGATGTGTGGCTGCTGTGGAGCCGACGGGGCATCACGGCCATGCGACTGATGTCGGATAGGTTTTCTAATGGCGATGACAATGATGTGCGCATTCGGCTGGAGAGCAACTATGGATTCTGCGTGGATGTTGAGGTAATCGATGAGATTCCCTTTGTATTCCAACGTCGTGACGTCTGTTTCAAGGCAAAGTTGGCAGCAAAGGGCGAGGCCACAGTGAAGTATCAGTTGCGCCCCACGCATCGTGGCGTCTATGGCTTCGGTCGTGTGCGTGTCTTCGCAGCAACACGTCTGGCACTGGTGCAACGGCGCTACACCTGCGATGAGGCCCGCGATGTGAAGGTCTATCCTTCGTATATGATGCTGCGGCAGTATGAGTTGCTGGCCATGAGCAACAACCTCACGGAGATGGGCATCAAGCGCATTCGCCGCATCGGGCATAATACGGATTTTGAACAAATCAAGGACTATGTTGTGGGCGACGATTATCGCACAATCAACTGGCGTGCCACCGCGCGCCGGCATCAACTGATGGTGAACGTCTATCAGGAGGAGCGCGCCCAACATGTGTATGCCATCATAGACAAAGGGCGCATGATGCAACAGGCTTTCCAGAATAT
Proteins encoded in this region:
- a CDS encoding MoxR family ATPase encodes the protein MTQENNEQRIDLTAFAERVNELREQISQVIVGQDETVTLLLTAILANGHVLIEGVPGVAKTLLARLVSKLIDARFSRVQFTPDLMPSDVLGTNVFNMKTSEFDFHAGPVFADVVLVDEINRAPAKTQAALFEVMEERQVTIDGETHQMGQFYTILATQNPVEQEGTYKLPEAQTDRFMMKLTMGYPSIDEEVAILQRHHQNARLTSLDEVKPVLTKAELIELRQMLGQVFVDPVLLRYIAGIVQQTRESKAVFLGASPRASVAILQASKAHALLQGRDFVAPDDVRFVVPSVLQHRIILTAEAEMEGLTPKKVIGRLMEKVEVPK
- a CDS encoding DUF58 domain-containing protein; amino-acid sequence: MFLTRRFYLLMTVVILVMAAGFAVTPLFVAGKVLLLLLSIAVAADVWLLWSRRGITAMRLMSDRFSNGDDNDVRIRLESNYGFCVDVEVIDEIPFVFQRRDVCFKAKLAAKGEATVKYQLRPTHRGVYGFGRVRVFAATRLALVQRRYTCDEARDVKVYPSYMMLRQYELLAMSNNLTEMGIKRIRRIGHNTDFEQIKDYVVGDDYRTINWRATARRHQLMVNVYQEERAQHVYAIIDKGRMMQQAFQNMTLLDYAINASLVLSFVAVNKQDKAGLVTFADQFETFVPASNQPGHMQTMQEALYAEQTVFGETDYSALLVGLAKHVNRRSLLVLFTSFTSMAALRRQLPFLRQLALRHRLLVVFFADEELDKYVNTEARSVESVYQHVIAEKFQHEQRTIVQTLRQYGIQSLLTTPRNLSVGVINKYLEIKSKI